A portion of the Homo sapiens chromosome 16, GRCh38.p14 Primary Assembly genome contains these proteins:
- the CTRB1 gene encoding chymotrypsinogen B isoform 2 precursor (isoform 2 precursor is encoded by transcript variant 2): MASLWLLSCFSLVGAAFGCGVPAIHPVLSGLSRIVNGEDAVPGSWPWQVSLQDKTGFHFCGGSLISEDWVVTAAHCGVRTSDVVVAGEFDQGSDEENIQVLKIAKVFKNPKFSILTVNNDITLLKLATPARFSQTVSAVCLPSADDDFPAGTLCATTGWGKTKYNGRLWRPPGLPKGWSLDPGGHCVLGQRHLLHLQPWRVRPCHQAHTLGAEDPGCQLSPRLPPTLLPTEPQ; encoded by the exons ATGGCTTCCCTCTGGCTCCTCTCCTGCTTCTCCCTTGTGGGGGCCGCCTTTG GCTGCGGGGTCCCCGCCATCCACCCTGTGCTCAGCGGCCTGTCCAGGATCGTGAATGGGGAGGACGCCGTCCCCGGCTCCTGGCCCTGGCAGGTGTCCCTGCAG GACAAAACCGGCTTCCACTTCTGCGGGGGCTCCCTCATCAGCGAGGACTGGGTGGTCACCGCTGCCCACTGCGGGGTCAG GACCTCCGACGTGGTCGTGGCTGGGGAGTTTGACCAGGGCTCTGACGAGGAGAACATCCAGGTCCTGAAGATCGCCAAG gtcTTCAAGAACCCCAAGTTCAGCATTCTGACCGTGAACAATGACATCACCCTGCTGAAGCTGGCCACACCTGCCCGCTTCTCCCAGACAGTGTCCGCCGTGTGCCTGCCCAGCGCCGACGACGACTTCCCCGCGGGGACACTGTGTGCCACCACAGGCTGGGGCAAGACCAAGTACAACG GGCGACTCTGGCGGCCCCCTGGTCTGCCAAAAGGATGGAGCCTGGACCCTGGTGGGCATTGTGTCCTGGGGCAGCGACACCTGCTCCACCTCCAGCCCTGGCGTGTACGCCCGTGTCACCAAGCTCATACCTTGGGTGCAGAAGATCCTGGCTGCCAACTGAGCCCGCGGCTCCCTCCGACCCTGCTCCCCACAGAGCCTCAGTAA
- the CTRB1 gene encoding chymotrypsinogen B isoform 1 precursor (isoform 1 precursor is encoded by transcript variant 1), producing the protein MASLWLLSCFSLVGAAFGCGVPAIHPVLSGLSRIVNGEDAVPGSWPWQVSLQDKTGFHFCGGSLISEDWVVTAAHCGVRTSDVVVAGEFDQGSDEENIQVLKIAKVFKNPKFSILTVNNDITLLKLATPARFSQTVSAVCLPSADDDFPAGTLCATTGWGKTKYNANKTPDKLQQAALPLLSNAECKKSWGRRITDVMICAGASGVSSCMGDSGGPLVCQKDGAWTLVGIVSWGSDTCSTSSPGVYARVTKLIPWVQKILAAN; encoded by the exons ATGGCTTCCCTCTGGCTCCTCTCCTGCTTCTCCCTTGTGGGGGCCGCCTTTG GCTGCGGGGTCCCCGCCATCCACCCTGTGCTCAGCGGCCTGTCCAGGATCGTGAATGGGGAGGACGCCGTCCCCGGCTCCTGGCCCTGGCAGGTGTCCCTGCAG GACAAAACCGGCTTCCACTTCTGCGGGGGCTCCCTCATCAGCGAGGACTGGGTGGTCACCGCTGCCCACTGCGGGGTCAG GACCTCCGACGTGGTCGTGGCTGGGGAGTTTGACCAGGGCTCTGACGAGGAGAACATCCAGGTCCTGAAGATCGCCAAG gtcTTCAAGAACCCCAAGTTCAGCATTCTGACCGTGAACAATGACATCACCCTGCTGAAGCTGGCCACACCTGCCCGCTTCTCCCAGACAGTGTCCGCCGTGTGCCTGCCCAGCGCCGACGACGACTTCCCCGCGGGGACACTGTGTGCCACCACAGGCTGGGGCAAGACCAAGTACAACG CCAACAAGACCCCTGACAAGCTGCAGCAGGCAGCCCTGCCCCTCCTGTCCAATGCCGAATGCAAGAAgtcctggggcaggaggatcaccgaCGTGATGATCTGTGCCGGGGCCAGTGGCGTCTCCTCCTGCATG GGCGACTCTGGCGGCCCCCTGGTCTGCCAAAAGGATGGAGCCTGGACCCTGGTGGGCATTGTGTCCTGGGGCAGCGACACCTGCTCCACCTCCAGCCCTGGCGTGTACGCCCGTGTCACCAAGCTCATACCTTGGGTGCAGAAGATCCTGGCTGCCAACTGA